The genome window CACGAGCCAGCGACGCCGTGGACCGTCGAACAGTGTCGATATCCTCTGTGCCCAAAGTCATGGGAGGAATAGCGCAGGCGGAGTCGCCTGAGTGAATACCGGCTTCCTCAATGTGCTCCATGACGCCAGCGAGATAAACCTCTTCACCATCGCACAAAGCGTCGACATCGATTTCAATGGCATTGTCCAAGAACCGGTCAACGAGGACGGGATGATCGTGGGTGATCTCGGTCGCCCGGGAAATGTAGTCGGCGAGAGAGTCGTCATCATAGACAATTTCCATGCCACGGCCGCCCAACACGTAGGAAGGCCGGACCAGCACTGGATAGCCAATTGACGACGCTACCGCCTGAGCTTCCTCGAGGTTCTTCGCCGTCCCATAGGCCGGTGCCGGGAGTCCAGACCGTTCGAGAACCCCTCCGAACTCACCGCGGTCTTCCGCCAGGTTAATGGCCTCGGGAGTTGTTCCGATCACCGGAACGCCGGCCTCTTTGAGCTGCTCAGCCAGGCCTAGCGGTGTCTGTCCGCCCAACTGGCAGATGACGCCTGCCACATTTCCCGACTCTGATTCGGCGTGGTAGACCTCCATGACATCTTCAAAGGTCAATGGCTCAAAGTAGAGGCGGTCAGCCGTGTCATAGTCGGTAGAGACCGTCTCTGGGTTGCAGTTAACCATGACCGTCTCATAACCGATGCGTGAGAGCTCCAATGCCGCGTGAACACACGAATAGTCGAACTCAATCCCCTGGCCAATACGGTTGGGGCCAGAGCCGAGAATGAGGATCTTTTCTTTCTCTCGCTGCGGAGTCACTTCACTTTCAGCGGCCGGATCAAGTTCATACGCGCTGTAGTGGTAGGGAGTTTTTGCCTCAAACTCCGCCGCACACGTATCCACCGTTTTGAATACCGGGCGGATACCGAGGGACCACCGCAGTGTCCGCACACCATTTTCTCCGGCGAGTTCGGGCCTCACACTGGCAATTTGTGCGTCGGACAGCCCAAGGTACTTCGCTCGACGCAACAGGACTTCGGTGAGCACCGGCGCCGCCTCTAGCTCCTTACGGAAAGCCACCAGTTGCTCGATTTCCGCAATAAACCAGGGGTCAATGCCGGACGCTTCGTGGACCTCATCGACGTTGGCGCCCAGCCGAAGAGCAAGTTCAACGAGGTACAAGCGTCCTTCTTTGGGCACGCGGAGCATATCGACGACAGCCGCTTTGTCCTTAGCCGATTCGCCAGCAAAGTGTTCGTCGGGGTATGTCCAGAAGCCGCTTTCTTTGTTCTCCAGGGAACGGAGAACCTTGTTCAGGCCTGCAATATAATTGCGCCCCAATGCCATTGCTTCGCCCACCGACTTCATGGACGTGGTCAGGGTGTCGTCGGAACCCGGGAATTTTTCGAACGCAAAGCGAGGAGCCTTGACGACGACGTAGTCCAGCGTCGGCTCGAATGCCGCTGGGGTCACACCGGTGATGTCATTGCGGATTTCATCTAAGGTGTATCCAATTGCCAGCTTGGCCGCGATTTTCGCGATGGGGAAACCGGTTGCCTTCGATGCCAATGCTGATGAACGCGACACGCGTGGATTCATCTCGATGGTGACGATGCGACCATTATCAGGGTTCACCGCGAACTGGATATTACAACCGCCTGTATCGACGCCTACCTCGCGCAGAATTGCGATGGCCTGGTCACGCATGACCTGAAATTCACGGTCGGTCAGGGTAAGCGCAGGCGCAACGGTGACGGAGTCACCAGTATGGACGCCCACCGCATCCACGTTTTCGATTGAACAGACGATGACGACGTTATCGTTGCCGTCCCGCATGAGCTCAAGCTCATACTCTTTCCACCCCAGAATGGATTCTTCGATGAGCACATTTGCTTCCGGTGAGGCTGCTAACCCGCCGCCGGCAATGCGGTCGATGTCGTCGTACGTGTAGGCAAGGCCAGATCCCAGGCCCCCCATAGTGAACGAGGGGCGAACAACAACAGGAAGGCCGAGCTCAGCGACGGTTTCGTGAACTTCCTCCATGTTGTGGCACACCCGCGACCGAGCTGACTCGCCACCAATTTTTTCGACGATGTCCTTAAACTTTTGCCGGTCCTCTCCCCTCTCAATAGCCTCAATATCAGCACCAATCAGTTCCACGTGGTGTTTGGCGAGGATCCCCCGACGGTCAAGCTGAATGGCGGCATTGAGAGCTGTCTGTCCACCCAGTGTGGCGAGCACGGCATCTATGGGGTGTCCTTCGGCAGCTTCTTTCTCGAAGATCTTCTCGATGTATTCGGGATCGATCGGTTCAATATAGGTATGGTCCGCGAACTCAGGGTCGGTCATGATGGTCGCCGGATTGGAGTTAATTAAGGTGACGCGGAGTCCTTCTTGTTCGAGGACTCGACATGCCTGAGTTCCGGAGTAGTCAAATTCACATGCTTGGCCGATGACAATAGGGCCAGACCCGATGACCAGCACGTGGTTAAGGTTTGTACGGCGTGGCATTTACTTGGCCTTTCCTTCTTGCATAACGGTCACGAACTGATCGAAAAGCGGATTCGCATCATGGGGACCCGCAGCCGCCTCTGGGTGGTATTGCACAGAGAAGGCCCGCCCATCGTCGAGAGCGACGCCTTCCACCACGTTGTCGTTCGGGCAAATGTGGGTGACGTGGGCCGGTCCGAAGGGGGTGTCGAAGCTGGCTGTCAGCTCTTCGGTACTGAGTGTTTCCGACGCGTCATCAACATGCGGAGGAAGCAAGGCGAATCCGTGGTTTTGGGCGGTGATGGAGACGCGCCCCGTGGCGACGTCGACAACGGGGACGTTAATTCCGCGGTGACCGAATTTGAGTTTGTAGGTACCTAAACCTAATGCTCGGCCAAAGATCTGGTTCCCGAAACAAATTCCGAAGAACGGAATTTTTGCCGAAAGAACCTGGCGGACGATGTCGACCATGGTGTCCGCCGTCGACGGATCCCCCGGACCGTTCGAAATAAACACCCCGTCAGGGTTGTACTTCTGGATGTCGTCGAATGAGGTATTCGCCGGGACAACGACTGTCTTAATGCCGCGTCGCGCGAAATTTCGCGGCGTATTGGTCTTAATTCCCATGTCATAGGCGACAACAGTCAGAGTATCCGACTGCGACGACGTTCCCTCAGGCTCAACGATATAAGGCTCGTCAGTGCTCACTTCTTCGGCAAGATCCTGGCCTGCCATGGACGGAATCTCGTTAACAATGGATAGGAGCTCGTCGACGGGTTTCGCGGCCTCATCCCCAGTAAAGATCCCAGCGTTGACTGATCCCTTGTCGCGCAGATGGCGAACCAATGCACGGGTGTCGACGTTCTTAATGCCGATTATTCCCTGTGACGCCATTTCATCCTGGAGGGAACGCTTGCTCCGCCAGTTAGACGGGCGCGCGGAAAGGTCACGGATAATCAAACCGGATACCCAGATAGTGGATCCACGCGACTCATCGTCTTCGTCATTCCACCCGGTGTTTCCAATTTGTGGTGCGGTCGCGCACACTAACTGACGACGATAGGACGGATCCGTCATCGTCTCCTGGTAGCCGGTCATGCCCGTGGTGAAGACGGCCTCGCCGAGGGCACGGCCTGTGGCCCCGAAGGATATCCCGCGGAAAACGCGTCCATCAGCGAGAACGAGAACGGCGGGAAGACTCCCCGACTGTACGTCGGTATTCGAGGAAGGAGAGTCGGTCGTGTGTAGCGATGTGGGCGATGTACTCACTAGTGAACCTTTCTGTCCAAGGGCTGGGAGGCTTCACCGTCTAGGCAGGTGATGTGCCCACGGAGAATCGTGGTGGTGACTTTGGCGCGGAATTCCATACCCTCGTACGGAGTGTTATCGGCTTTGGAAGCGAGGTCCTTCCCGCTGGCTACCCACCGGTGATCGGGATCAATGGCGGTCAGGTTGGCTGGCTCGCCAACCGCGATAGGACGGCCCTGCTCCGGAAGCCGGACGATCTCCGCTGGGCGTTCGGACATCACCGTGGCGACAAAACGCCAATCTTCCAGTCCCGTTTCGACAAAGAGCTGGGAGATGATGCTCAGTGATGTTTCCAGCCCCAGCATTCCCGGACGGGCATGGTCGAACTCACAGCATTTCTCTTCGGATCCGTGCGGGGCGTGGTCGGTGGCGACACAATCGATGATGCGGTCACGCAGCGCATCACGCAGCGCGAGAACATCCCGCTCTTCGCGAAGGGGCGGGTTAACTTTGTTGACACCGTCATAGGTGCGGAGGCGTTCATCAGTAAGGATAAGGTGATGGGGCGTGACCTCAGCGGTGACAGGAAGTCCCTGTTCTTTGGCCCATTTCACCAAGGAGACCGTGCCTTCGGTGGACGCGTGACAAATATGGACGCGGCCGCCATAGTCCCTGGTCATGATGGAATCGCGAGCGACAATTGATTCTTCGGCAACGCGTGGCCATCCCCGAAGACCGAGCTCGGCAGCGATCGTTCCCTCGTGGGCAACAGCGCCCTGGGTTAACCGTGCGTCCTCACAATGCTGGGCGAGTAAAACGTCGAGCCCCTTGGCATATTCCACAGCTCGACGCATCACCTCGGGATCATTCACGCATGTTCCGTCGTCGGAGAACATCCGAACTTTAGCTTCTGAATCCCGCATCATGCCGAGTTCAGCAAGCTCTTTCCCTTCACGTTGTTTCGTGATGGCTCCGACGGGATGAACATCGCAGAGGCCGATATTTTGGCCCTTGTACCACACCGATTCGACGATGGATGGGTCGTCCATCACCGGTTTGGTATTCGGCATGGTGAAGACCGCGGTGAAACCGCCACGCGCTGCAGCTTGGGAGCCGGTTAACAACGTTTCTGTGTCTTCACGGCCTGGTTCGCGCAAATGGACGTGGATGTCAATGAATCCTGGCAACAACACCTGACCAGACAGGTTCAAGACTCGAGCGCCCTCAGGTGCGTCAATTGTCGGGCCAATTTCCGCGATAACGCCGTCGGTAATCAGAACCGACGTGGGGTCGCCTTCACCATACGGGCGCACTCCTGTGAGAAGGATCGAACCGCGTGCAGGTGGTGCCTGTGTGCCGGTTTCCGGCCACGACTGAGCACTCAATTTATGACTCCTTCGTTGTGTGAGATTGTCCGTGGGTACCGATGATGAGCGAGAACAGAACCGCCATGCGGACGTGGACACCGTTGTTAACCTGTTGCAAAACCGCAGTTCGGGGGGCATCCGCTACGGAATAATTAATCTCCATGCCACGAAGCATGGGCCCCGGGTGCATGATGATGGCCTTATCTTTCATCTTGGCCTCACGCGCAGTGCTCATTCCGTATAACGTGGCGTATTCGCGGTGGCTGGGGAAGAACCCTCCGGCCATGCGTTCGGCTTGAACGCGCAGCATCATGATGGCATCGGCGTCGGCAAGCTCGGAATCCATGTCATAGGAAATCCGGACCGGCCACGTCTCTACCCCATACGGGAGCAGCGTCGGCGGGGCGACATAGACGACTTCCGCCCCCAGTTTTGTCAATAACTCGGCATTAGAGCGCGCGACGCGCGAGTGGAGGATATCCCCCACGATCACGATTTTTCGCCCGTTGATTCCGCCGAGGCGTTGCCGAAGAGTAAGCGCGTCCAACAGTGCCTGTGTCGGGTGTTGATGGGCACCATCACCAGCGTTGATGACGCTGGGTCCGTCCCCGTTGGGAGCCACCCAGTGGGCTAATTGTTGCGCCGCTCCGGAGCTGGGATGGCGAATGATGAGAGCGTCGGCGCCAATCGCTGTGAGAGTTAAACCGGTGTCTTGGAGGGACTCCCCCTTTTTCACGCTTGAGGACGATGCACTGATGTTGATGACGTCGGCGCTCATCCACTTTCCTGCTGTTTCAAAGCTGGATCGTGTGCGGGTGGAGTTTTCGTAGAACACGGTGAAGATTGTGCGGCCTCGGAGGGTGGGCAGCTTCTTGAGTTCGCGTCCTTCGAGGGCTTCCTTAAAGTTCTGCGCTTCGTCTAAGAGGCCAGTGATTTCATCGGCAGAGAGATCCGCCATCGAGAGAAGGTGCTTCATGAGTTGCTCCCTTCATGAGTGGAGCTCTCCCCCGCGGTTTCGTCCGCCGACGACGATGAACCACTATTAGCTGGCCGGCGCAGGACAACACCGTCATGGCCGTCGAGTTCTTCGAGGGAGACGATAACGTCTTCTGAATGGGATGTCGGAATATTTTTCCCGACGTAGTCCGCGCGGATAGGCAGTTCGCGATGGCCTCGGTCCACCACGACAGCAAGCTGGACGATGCTGGCACGACCGATATCACGTAGCGCATCTAGCGCTGATCGCACGCTTCGACCGGAGTACAGAACATCGTCGACAAGGATGACGGTCTTTCCGTCGATTCCGTCGTCGGGAATTGATGTGCGTTGGAGAGCCCGGTGAGGTTTATGACGAAGATCATCGCGGTAGAGGGTGATGTCCAATGCCCCCGTGGCTACTGTGATTCCCGCGAATTCGTGAATGAGGTGAGCTAATCGCTCGGCTAAGGGAACGCCCCCACTGGGAATTCCCAAAAGGACGACGCGCTTGGCGTCGTCGGCATCCAGTGCTGTTTTTTCGATTATCTGGTGCGCGATGCGTGCAACAGTACGGCCGACGTCGTCGGATGAGAGAATTTCTGTCTCTATCGCGTCGGTAGTCGGCGTAGACGTACGTGCTGTATTCATCGTGACCTCCTTCCCTGCCTCTCGGTGCAGTCCGTTAAAGGATGTCACTCCTAATGATGTGAAATTGTTGATACCGCTCAGCACTCTACCACGGCCATGAGACGATTGCAGGCTTTCTCAGCCCTCATTTGTGTGTACCTGTGTGTATCGGTTCACGTGCTTTGACGCATATGAACAGTGTTTCTGGATTACATCGAGTGAAGCCGAGTATCCTCAACACGTTATCTTTTGTCGGTCGACTCTGCTCAGCATTGTCACCTTTTGAAGAGTAAGGATGTCAGGACTATGGCAGAAGGAGAACGTCCCACCAGCGTTCCATCTGTGGAGCCCACACACGAAGCTGAGCTATCTCAATCTTCTCGGTCAGCGAAACAGAGTCCGAAAGAGTTTCGCCCCATCCTCCCACCGTTCAGGTACATGTCGACGAAACAGCTCACGATCACCCGTCGCCTTGCTGTCTCTGTGTGGGTACTTGGACTCATAATGTGGATCACCTTTCGAGGATGGCCTTTTGGCAGGTCAACGCTGTTCATTGTGTTGACTAGCGGGCTTGCTGCATTGTCGATTGGGCGCCGCCACCTCTATCAATTAATCGTTGATTGGAGCCCGTTCTTCCTGTTTCTTGTTGCTTATGACAACACGAGAACATGGTCTTTGCAGCTTGGGCTGCCCGTCCATTGGCACTTAGCCCCGGATATCGATAAGGCGATGTTCGGAGTCGTCCCCACGGTCTGGTTGCAGGAGCAGATTCGCTTCGAGGAACCGCCGTGGTGGGAACTCATTTTGGCCATTGTCTACATTTCTTACTTTGTGACGCCATATATCATGGCCTTCGGCGAATGGCTTCGGTCGCGCGCCGATTTCGCGCGTTTCGCTGCTGGTATGTTGACGGTGTCGTTCATTGGTCTTATCGGCTATGTGTTCGTTCCTGCCGCACCCCCCTGGGCTGCTGGGCGGTGCGCACCCGCGGATGTTGCCGACGGGCCACGTAGCGTCCGTTGCATGTTCGTCGACGATCATGCTGGTGAGGGCTCCATCCTCGGCCCTGTTCACGCGAATCACGATGACACTCACCCGTGGGTTGAGCGCTTGAGTGCTCGCGGGTGGGAGAAGCTTAATCACCTCAGTTTCTCGGCGGCCGTGGCCCATGCTGAAGAAAGCCCGAGCGAGGGTGAGACCAAGACGGTCGCAGCGGATACGTCGGAGGGTGACTCACAGTCCTCGACCTCAGACGAGTCTTCAGGGATTGGTGCGCTGATCGAACGTGGCCAAAAGGAATCGAACCTTGTGGCGGCTATCCCATCCCTACATGCTGCGCTCACCATGTACTTGGCGACGTACATGTTTGCTCGACGGCGTAAAAAACTTGGTGTTGTGTGTCTTATCTACGCCTTCGCGATGGGCTTTACCCTGGTCTTTTTTGCTGAGCATTATGTGTTTGACATTTTGCTGGGTTGGGGCATCGCGATCGTTGTTCCCCTTGTCGGCGTCGCCCTCGAAAAGTGGTGGACCCGAAACAATCTGAGTAGCCGGCTCCCGTGGAAACGTGGCGCATTGAATCCGAACCGCGAACTAGCCGAATCGCTGAGCTAGTGCTCGAAGCTCTATCTAAGCCCCCTCGCGGGGCTTTTTTATTTTGCCCTCGCGTGAGTGCAAACGGAGCCACAGCCGGGGTGTCATCCGCCCCCTCCGACCCGAAGCGTCTGTCACGATCCGCATTTCTCTATCGACCCAGATAGAGCCCCTCCTGCGGCGCGACGCGCTGTGGGGCCGGGATCCACAATGGTGACACCACGTCTACCGCTCCTTTGGCCCCCTTGATGAGCATGGCCCGGAATAGTGGGTAAACGCTGACTGGCTGTGGCTCCGTCGGCATGACTAGGTTATACGAACGGCAGTCGTTTTCTACATCCAGTTTTACAATGTCTTTCAATAGACCTTTCTGTCTGTTATCAGATTAATCTGGCACCGATTGCACACCGATAAGTTATCTCTATTTCAGCCATACTAAAACTCCAGCTCTTAGCTGTTATCAATCTGTAACTCGTTTGTTACATTGCTAATCGTAGAAATGTCCCTCAGGTCCCTTAACTGAAATTATGGCGCGAAAATTACCCCATTTTGGGGTTGGTTAGGGCGGCTGTAGGGCCGGTATCGACCATGCCGCTCACTTGTCGTCGTGACTTAATTACGCCCGACGCATCGTGGTAGCGGAGCACCCCACCATAAGAAAAAGGCATAGAAAAACTCCGCCGGTGAGTACCGACGGAGCTATTCGACTATGACCATTTGAGGCGCAGAGACTTCCCTACCGCGCGCCGAATGTCATGATTCGTCATTCGACTGCGAACGCTGCACTTCTCCAGCGATATCATCCAAAACCGCATTGACATACGCCGGGGCAACATCCGTTGAATACTCGGAAGCCAACTCGATCCCTTCAGAAACCGCGACCTTCGGAGGCACTTCCTCATTGTGAAGCAACTCCCACGTCGACACCCTCATGACAGCTCGGTCAACAGCAGGGATACGGTCCAAACGCCACGTCGAGGACAAGTGAGAGGCAATCGCGGAATCTATGCCATCCAAGTTCTCTGCGACGCCCGACACGATCGTCGCCGTGTAATCGGACACGGGTAAGACACCAGATTCCGAATCCTGAGACAGTTCTCGTCGCTGCTCGACGACATACACAGGATCTTGATCTCTAAATTCCGCCTCGAACAAAATATCGACGGCGCGACGTCGGGCTTTATACCTTGACCCATGCCGCTTGAATCCACTACGAGTGGACTTTGTTCGCTTCTCGGCGGAAGGCTGGCCACCCTGCTGGGGATGGTCACCCGTCTCATTCTGTATGGGCGTGCCCGCAGATGAGGACGCTCCAACGTTGTCGTCTGCCACGTCCATGTTCCTTAGTTATTCACGCGTGAAAGGTAGGAGCCATCACGCGTATCGATTTTCAGGACATTGCCGGTCTCAATGAAGAGAGGAACCTGCACCTCTGCTCCAGTCTCAAGGGTTGCTGGCTTCGTGCCACCTGTCGAACGGTCACCCTGCAAACCGGGATCGGTGTGCTTGACCTTCAGTTCAACGGAGACCGGCAACTCGACGAACAGCGGTTGATCCTCATAGAAAGAGACCTGGACAGGCATGTTTTCCAACAAGAACCGAGCACCGTCACCCATCAGCTCCGGCGAAAGAGGAATCTGCTCGTAGTTCTTATCGTCCATGACCACGTAATCAGTGCCATCGTTGTAGAGGTACGTCATATCACGGCGGTCTACCGTCGCGGTCTCAACTTTGACACCAGCATTGAAAGTCTTATCGACGACTTTCCCGGATACAACGTCCTTGAGCTTGGTACGGACGAACGCTGGCCCTTTACCCGGCTTGACGTGCTGAAACTCCACAATCTGCTGAAGTTTGTTGTCAAGTTTCAGAACTAGCCCATTTTTGAAATCGGCAGTAGTTGCCACTGAAAACTCCTCATCCTTCAGGACACACCATGATCCTGAGATATCGATTTCACATAACCTTGGCACTTCGTGAGTGGATATCGACAATCCGCGGTGGCTTAAGCCGATTCCACTACCGTGACGAAGACCTCGTACAGGGTCTACCCTACTAGACGACCGTCAGCGCCGGACTGCTGGTATTGAGTGGGCGCGAACCGTCCTCTGTCACGACCAACGTGTTTTCGATTCGCGCTCCCGAGAGACCGGGCACGTAAATCCCGGGTTCGATGGTCAGAGTTTGACCGACGTCGATGGTCTTTGATTTATCGGTACGTGACGCAGAGTATGGCCTCTCATGGACGTCGAGCCCCACTCCATGACCAGTCGAGTGAACGAAGTATTCGCCATAGCCTGCGTCGTCGATAATGTCTCGGCACACCTTATCGATAGCGAATAGCCCTGCGCCTGGCCGTAATGCCTCGCAACCGGCAAGGAAAGCACGGTAGACAGTGTCCGCAATCTCGCGCTGCTTCTCCGGGGGCTCCCCGACCGACACCAATCGAGTTTGATCCGAAGCATACCCGTTGAGGTACACACCAAAGTCAATGGTGATGAGGCCCTTCGGGATCGGATCAGTACTTGCGCTGTGGTGCGGTTTTGCACCATTAACTCCCGACGCCACAATCGTCTCGAAGGAGATTCCGTCTGCGCCGAATTTCCTCATGCGGTACTCGAGTTCGGCAGCCACGATGTTTTCGGGAACACCCTCGCGGATGACTTCATCCTCAAGGAGCGACAACCAGGCCTTATCGGCCACGGCAGCTGCAGCGTCAAGAGCGGCAATTTCGGATTCGTCTTTGGTCATTCTCAGATCCTCAATGAGGTCTTGAGTGACCGTGTACTCGCCTAAACGCTGTGCTTCACCAAGGCTGAGACTGGTTTCAACGCCGATTTTCCCATCGAATGTTTTCCGAACAGCAGGAACTGTGTGCCGTTCGATGAGAACTTCAATGCCGGGGGCTTCGTCGGCAACCTGGGTGGTGTATCGACCATCGGTACCGAGGAGTTCCTTGCCATCAGCGGTCAGCAGGAGTGCTGCGTTTGATCCACTAAACCCCGTCAGATAACGAACATTTTTTAAATTGGTAACTAAAAGAGCAGGTACATCGGCCTTATTAAGCAACTCTCGCGCCGCATCTCGACGATGAGCATAAAGTTTTTCACGATCCATCAATTAATTCCTCTTGAGTAGTGAAGTATTAACAGAGTTTTATTTTTCACCGCGCGCAAGGAAATCCAGAGCGTAGGTGTAGCCCTCAACTCCCAAACCCACAATAACCCCGCGGGCAATCGGGCTCAGATAGGAATGCCGTCGGAAATCCTCACGAGAATGCACATTTGAAATGTGGACTTCTATAAAGCCTGCACCGTCAGCGATCTCAGCCAACGCATCGCGGAGGGCCACCGATGTGTGCGTCCATCCTCCCGGATTAATAATGACAGCTTCGCCCTCATCGGCGGCATGATGAATACGATCGATCATGTCGCCCTCATGGTTCGATTGATAAAAGCTCACGCTAATACCGAGGGATTCAGCGCGTTCGCGGAGCATGGTTTGGACGTCCTCGAGCGTCGTGGATCCGTAAATATCCGGTTCCCGTTTGCCCAGACGATCCAGGTTGGGACCATTGGCAACTAATACTCGCAAAGCTGTCTTGTTATCAGTAGTCACTACGACTCCCCTCTGTTATTCATGCGAATAAAGGCAGTCTGAAGGTCCTCATAATTAGGCCCAGCTAGCCGAATAGGGCATGGGACCTGGCTGGAATTATCCCCAGCTGACAACCCACTACCCGTATCAGGATCGTGGGAATCCGAATCATGGGAAGAAAGGATCACGAATCGGATCTTCCCGTCCCTGTTCTTCTTATCCATCTTCATCGCATCGATGAGATCATCGAGCGCAGCAGCATCATAATGCGTAGGCAAACCCAATGATTGAAGAATCGTTCGATGCTGCTGCACGACCGCGTCACTGAGATGCCCCGTCACGCAGGCAAGTTCTGCCTCAAAACACATTCCCACCGCAACCGCATGACCATGAGGCCACATGTAGTGCTCGACCTTCTCAATAGCGTGGCCAAAAGTGTGCCCATAATTGAGAATCTCACGCAAGCTTGATTCTTTAAGATCTTGCGAAACCATCGACGCTTTAACAGCGATGCTTCTGCGAATTAACTCGGGTAAATCGCCGGTCACATCGAGACACCGATCGGGATCACGCTCATAGAGTTTGGTGATCTCCGGATCCGCAATAAATCCGGTTTTCACGATTTCTGCGCTACCTGCGACGATCGCCTCACGAGGAAGATCGTTAATAAAGTCGAGATCAACAAATACAGCCGATGGCTCATGGAAAGCACCCACCAAGTTTTTGCCAGCTGGTGTATTAATACCTGTTTTCCCGCCGACGGCCGCGTCGACCATTCCCAACACCGTGGTCGGCACTTGAATGACATCGATGCCGCGCATCCATGTCGCCGCCACGAATCCGCCGACATCAGTTGCCGCGCCGCCGCCGACGCTGATAATCGCGTCG of Corynebacterium kroppenstedtii DSM 44385 contains these proteins:
- the aroQ gene encoding type II 3-dehydroquinate dehydratase, which gives rise to MRVLVANGPNLDRLGKREPDIYGSTTLEDVQTMLRERAESLGISVSFYQSNHEGDMIDRIHHAADEGEAVIINPGGWTHTSVALRDALAEIADGAGFIEVHISNVHSREDFRRHSYLSPIARGVIVGLGVEGYTYALDFLARGEK
- the efp gene encoding elongation factor P: MATTADFKNGLVLKLDNKLQQIVEFQHVKPGKGPAFVRTKLKDVVSGKVVDKTFNAGVKVETATVDRRDMTYLYNDGTDYVVMDDKNYEQIPLSPELMGDGARFLLENMPVQVSFYEDQPLFVELPVSVELKVKHTDPGLQGDRSTGGTKPATLETGAEVQVPLFIETGNVLKIDTRDGSYLSRVNN
- a CDS encoding phosphatase PAP2 family protein produces the protein MSTKQLTITRRLAVSVWVLGLIMWITFRGWPFGRSTLFIVLTSGLAALSIGRRHLYQLIVDWSPFFLFLVAYDNTRTWSLQLGLPVHWHLAPDIDKAMFGVVPTVWLQEQIRFEEPPWWELILAIVYISYFVTPYIMAFGEWLRSRADFARFAAGMLTVSFIGLIGYVFVPAAPPWAAGRCAPADVADGPRSVRCMFVDDHAGEGSILGPVHANHDDTHPWVERLSARGWEKLNHLSFSAAVAHAEESPSEGETKTVAADTSEGDSQSSTSDESSGIGALIERGQKESNLVAAIPSLHAALTMYLATYMFARRRKKLGVVCLIYAFAMGFTLVFFAEHYVFDILLGWGIAIVVPLVGVALEKWWTRNNLSSRLPWKRGALNPNRELAESLS
- a CDS encoding M24 family metallopeptidase, with product MDREKLYAHRRDAARELLNKADVPALLVTNLKNVRYLTGFSGSNAALLLTADGKELLGTDGRYTTQVADEAPGIEVLIERHTVPAVRKTFDGKIGVETSLSLGEAQRLGEYTVTQDLIEDLRMTKDESEIAALDAAAAVADKAWLSLLEDEVIREGVPENIVAAELEYRMRKFGADGISFETIVASGVNGAKPHHSASTDPIPKGLITIDFGVYLNGYASDQTRLVSVGEPPEKQREIADTVYRAFLAGCEALRPGAGLFAIDKVCRDIIDDAGYGEYFVHSTGHGVGLDVHERPYSASRTDKSKTIDVGQTLTIEPGIYVPGLSGARIENTLVVTEDGSRPLNTSSPALTVV
- the aroB gene encoding 3-dehydroquinate synthase, with the translated sequence MSTPSRESTNTASGTGPWTIPVNGNKPYDVVIGHDLVGSIEAAADSYSKVGIIHQPTVAVAAHRIADTLAARDISSFLVEIDDAEQGKTFDVVTRCWDECAKHGVGRRDAIISVGGGAATDVGGFVAATWMRGIDVIQVPTTVLGMVDAAVGGKTGINTPAGKNLVGAFHEPSAVFVDLDFINDLPREAIVAGSAEIVKTGFIADPEITKLYERDPDRCLDVTGDLPELIRRSIAVKASMVSQDLKESSLREILNYGHTFGHAIEKVEHYMWPHGHAVAVGMCFEAELACVTGHLSDAVVQQHRTILQSLGLPTHYDAAALDDLIDAMKMDKKNRDGKIRFVILSSHDSDSHDPDTGSGLSAGDNSSQVPCPIRLAGPNYEDLQTAFIRMNNRGES